From the Musa acuminata AAA Group cultivar baxijiao chromosome BXJ3-1, Cavendish_Baxijiao_AAA, whole genome shotgun sequence genome, the window TTAACACTTGAATTACTTCATGAACATGGGCATGCATGTTGGTAGTCCAATAGCAGACACGAGAACATTGATCATATGTTTCACATTGTATCTTTTAGCTTTCTACTCCGTGTGTTTCctcaaataataaaataaggaaaagaagagaggtcAGATGCATGTGTGGATTATGGGCATCTTGTATCAGTCTTTTCATGGACATAAACCTTCACCTGTCACACTTATATTCTAAGGCGCCTACTTCTCTAGTGGCATAAGACTAATGAATAAATCTCCCATTAAATATGCTGTACAGATGTCTGATGTTGGAAAATAAGTTGTAGCTAGGCTTGCAGTTTCCAAAGGCTTTCCTCAAGTGAAAGGGTAAATTTGTTTTGCTCATTGTTTTACTTTCATCTTGGGCACTTTGTTTGGCGCTAGTATTTAAAAGCTTGTACCCACAAACACTAACTCGGATATATTTGGAGATGCAAGACCTCCTTGTTTTGCCAGAAAATCCAACAGGTAACTTACAAATGACATAGTTAAAAACTTCATTTCAGTTGACCAAAGCAAGCAGCTGGATTTAGCCAGAAATGACATGATCAGACAGGAACCAGGCAATAAGATTGTAAAGGAGAGAGATCATCGGGgtagtgatttagtgctggctatTGGCGTGACTTTATCTACTTGTGTTACTAGCAGCAAGTCAAGTAAAAGACAATGCATGTTACACATGAAAACCTTGTTGAATCTCAAGATTCAACTCAAAATTGTGTGTTAGTGTTGCAGGATGAGGATATTAAATGGAAGGCCAAAGAGTTGGAACAACTTGAAAATCTTGATAAGATCAAAGAAAAAAGAAGTTTGTCCTTTCGTGTGGAGAAAATTGGATTTGATTGCGAACAGGCATCAAATGGTATGGCTTCCTCTTTGTTTACAGTTAGTTCATCAGTTCGGAGTCAATTTAATCAGGTGAACTCTTGCATAaagtgaattttctttgtttattCATACATTCTGCTAGCTTTTTGTTACATCAAAGCATTACTCAGTAGTCAACTTTCTTTACAAGATTCTCTTTGCTTTGATGCATATTGTATTAGTTAAAAGGAAGcattatatatgttttatatgttatTGCATTATCATGATTGATTTATTAATGTGGAACTTTTTCTTTGAACTTGGGAATCAATTAAAATGTTGCTTAAAATAACTTCTTCTAAGCATATGTACTTTAATTGCAAATCTATCCGCTAAGAAAATTGAGTACCAAATAGCTGCCTTTCTATTTCCTCAAAAAGATCTGTCAATGTAGTTTTGGAAGTCAATGAAGTAATTAATGAGCTTGATCTGTTTCTGATTTTTACAAAGTGGATAATTCAACACTTCAATGTGTCATACTTGTGTTCAACAGATTCTTTGTAAATGTTATTTGCCAGACGTGTCCAATAATTAAATTAGCAAAACTTATCTTTGTCCATGCAGTTATATGACAAACTTCTTTGGTAAACAACAAATTTTATGCTTCTGTATGTTTTtagatagaatatttttcttatTGTCGAGCTCTGTATTTGTATCTGAAGCTTGCTTAGCATCAAAGCTTGAACTTGTCTCTTCTTTGAATAAAAAGGGTATACCTAGAAGCTTTTTGAATACATTATATGAGCAATGAAATATCTTTGAAATGTGTCTATTAATTAGAGAATTTTTACAAACTTTGTTGAATTAACAAATTAAAAAGAGTTCCTAAATGACAGTATTCAAGACGTAATCTTCTTTTTAGTGTATTGCAAATTCTTCAGCTTTTTCCGTTGGGTCAGTGAGATGATAGACGTGCTTGATTTGAAGTACCTAAGCTAGAGAAGTTGATGTAACTTAATCTTATTACTTGGTTGCAGGCAGCAGGCATAAGCTATAAGCCTGAAATTGATATGAAGGCAAAGCCTAAATCAGGTATTATCTATATTCCTGCAAACTTCTGAATCAATTATTCATAGTGCTTGGCCTAATAGCATATCCCTCATTACAACTTTATTGTTATCGTGATTTCCTTTGTTGCATATGAGATGTAGCACACATGAAACAACAAAAGATGCTGCCAAATCAGAGCTGTACAAATtcattacatgattttgaatgcTTAAAAGCCACATTTCATCATGTAACAAATGCAATGCAAGAATCAACAGTGACAAATTTAGGACCAGGCTCAGAACCAATCGAAAAAAGCACCTAAATAACAAAGACAGGCTAATAAAATAGTTATCTCCTTGAGGGGAGAAGTGATTGTTGGACTCTGAGGTCATATATTATATTGTATAGTTTTTTGGTTGTCTAAGCTTGCATTACTGCTTCAACAAAATGCAGAGAATAGAAAGAAAAAGTAGTTTATTCGGACCATAAGATGGATGCATAAGCCGCTGGCTTTTTAGTTGCAAACCATCATCTGTGGCATCCAAATAGCTTGAAACAAAGCTGAGTGATATCAGATGAGAATAGGATGGTTCCTATTATCTATAACCAAGTTTATACTCAGAATATCTCCATTTTTGTTGCTGGGTATACAAAGTACCAACTTATTTTTAGGAGAAAACACTGAGATCTTATTTCTTGTTCTGTTTAGCAAGATGGAATAGTCCTATCAATATAATGGAAACTGGCAATGTGACTGTTATATGCAGCATCTTCTTTCCTGTGTTTTTGAGTGTCAGATTTTTCATTTGTCATCACCAATAAAATTGCTAGTCATTTCTTTCATATGCTAACTGCCTATTGGACAGTAGAGAATTTTCTTGTAGAAAGGTATACTATTTTACAGACATTGGTTATGCTGAACCAGAAAGTGTGTCAGAGGAAGAATAGTATGGTTTTTAATTAACAAGATTCTGCAGTGGCAATCATGCCATACTTTTATAGATTTCACATAACAAGCGTACTAAGGGGTTCATTATCACCATATTCAAGTATTGCTTTGCCAAAGTTGTGAGAAATCCTTTATACTTTGAGATCATCATCTGTGCACTTCCCCTTCCTCTTCCATCATCTGTACAGGCAACACAGTGTTGTGCTGCCTGCAACACATCATCTGCCAAATCCACTGGACATTTACTTCCCGTGCCTGAAATATGACTCTTCTTTCTTCACCATGCTTGACAAGCAACAGGATTTGAACCTGATGACCTTTATATGGTGGTAATGGTCCCTGATACTACctgcattttttttatttgccTCACACGTGGCTGCTCAATTAGGTGGTGATAAAATACATGGCCTTAATTGTGGAGGGCATGATCACCTCCAGCTCTTAGGAGACCCACACTAGTCTTCTCTAATGATGTCAATAAGAAGGCTAATACCTTCTCCTTGAAGCCTGCCACTGTTAGTTCATGCACATGACCGTCCCACTCCATTTCTGGTTCCTACTTTTCAGCTTAAGGTGCAATTCCAGCCAATCCAACAGTGGCATCAGACACATCATGCAGGGCAAATGATCACCACCACGCTGCTGCTCCACTCTATCTGCTCTTAAGCGCCTCCTCTTCATGGAGTCTTCGAGTCTAAGCCAAATGGAGAAGGCTCAACATGGAACGAGGCTTTTGGAAGAGCTCGATCTCCTCGAGAAGCCCAAGGTCTCGGAGCCGGCGAGCCGAAGGAATGTGTTCTGCTTCTGGAAGTGGAAGGTGCTCCGATTCCTCCTCGACGGCTTTCGGAGGCGGGGATCGCACTGCGTGGTCTGCCTCCAGGTCCATCAGATCGACGGCTTGCCGTCGGCCATGGACGACCGGGTCCTGGTCGTGGGCTGGAAGACCAAGGGGTGCAAGGGGGAGCACACTCTCCCGGTTCATGTTTGCGGAGGAGTCGCCAGCTTCGATGAGATCTTCCTGCACTACTGCATCAGCGACGTGCAGTCGATGCTGGGGAGCTTCACCGTTTGGGCCTCTTTGGTCGATGCCGCCGACTGCGATCTGGGTACTTTTCATGTGGATTTGAGCGAGTTCGCTGCTGCTACAGAGAATTCCAACTCCGCGTTCGCCGGGAAGACGGTGAGCTTTGTTCTCGGAGGCGTGGCGGGTGGTGGAGCACTGAGGCTGAGCGTGTACTGCAGGACGTTGGAGGACGAATCCCGTGATCGAATCGGTATCCATTCGCGTACGGCAAGCCTTTCATTTCATGCGGTTCTCACGACCTGATGCTACGTCTTCCGTGACTCATGCAGGCCAAAAGCAGGCGAAGAGCAAATGCTTCTCGTGCCTCCCTgatctcggtggttgcatcaggaGCTCCCCGATGACCTTCTGCGCGCGCAGGATCCCCTCCCTCCGCTCCGACCACGGCTTCATCACCTTCGAGAACTTGATCGCGGGGTGTCCTCCGATCAACGACGAGGACGGAGGCTTCATAACGATCGAGAAGGGCGGCGTTGGCTCGCGGTCGAGGCGGCCTCCCTCGGACCACCTGGCGAACACCGACGACGACGAAAGCGGCGGGCCCGAGGATGAGCAGCCATGCCTCATGGCAGAACTCAACGAggaactcgacgacgacgacgacgaagggGTAGAGAACGAGTTTCTTAAGATGTTGGAGGCGAATGACGAGCCATGGAAGAAGGAAGCTGGAAAGAGCTTGAGCTCAAGCTTGGATCTGAGCGCAGACTTAGACTTAGATTCGTTGATAAAGGAAGCGGAGATGGAGCTGAAGAAGGCGGCACAGGCGTGGAACAGCGGAACCGGGGCAGCTCTGCTGGAGAAGGAAGAGCACGAGGAGCTGATGAGGAGATGGGGATCGAACGAGCACCGTTCTTCTCCAGGCTGCTCCGGGCTTCATGCCTTCGGTAGTCCTCTCTAGTCTGAGATGATGTAATCTTAATCATATGTTGCTCGACAATCACAACGTAATTGTTATTCTACTCCTCAAGTTAATGTCACGTGCATGTCACGTGGACCGAATGTAGACTGTACATCTGCATCTCCTGCGATACGCACAATAATTTTCTGTTTGACTTCCGTTAGTGCCAAAGCGAGGACCACCGTCTTTTTACAGTTGTGCCACTATCTCGAAACCATCTCGCGTTTACGTTGGTACGTCA encodes:
- the LOC135585711 gene encoding uncharacterized protein LOC135585711 codes for the protein MESSSLSQMEKAQHGTRLLEELDLLEKPKVSEPASRRNVFCFWKWKVLRFLLDGFRRRGSHCVVCLQVHQIDGLPSAMDDRVLVVGWKTKGCKGEHTLPVHVCGGVASFDEIFLHYCISDVQSMLGSFTVWASLVDAADCDLGTFHVDLSEFAAATENSNSAFAGKTVSFVLGGVAGGGALRLSVYCRTLEDESRDRIGQKQAKSKCFSCLPDLGGCIRSSPMTFCARRIPSLRSDHGFITFENLIAGCPPINDEDGGFITIEKGGVGSRSRRPPSDHLANTDDDESGGPEDEQPCLMAELNEELDDDDDEGVENEFLKMLEANDEPWKKEAGKSLSSSLDLSADLDLDSLIKEAEMELKKAAQAWNSGTGAALLEKEEHEELMRRWGSNEHRSSPGCSGLHAFGSPL